In Candidatus Baltobacteraceae bacterium, a genomic segment contains:
- a CDS encoding branched-chain amino acid ABC transporter permease gives MSPRNVLFILVALAGLVLPRLIYPVVAMDILCFALFALALDLLFGFAGLLSFGQAMFWGGSAYTTAILVQRFHVDSALAIAAAVLYATLLAGIVGLIVVRRSGIYFAMITLGIAQIEYFAAINLSSFTGGENGLPMDTRGTLFGAHVSNDVAFYFIVFAVVAICFWLVVRLTNSPFGTVLGAIRQNETRAIALGYRVNRYKLAAFTIAGALSGLAGGLYALSNRLAGLEMIDWHTSGAVVMMTVLGGSGTIVGPAIGAGVYEIINYFVSATAIGQETDLVMGLVFVVCILAFRQGIAGGVLSLWRKTST, from the coding sequence GTGAGCCCTCGCAACGTCCTCTTCATCCTGGTGGCGCTCGCCGGGCTCGTGCTTCCGCGATTGATTTACCCTGTCGTAGCGATGGATATTCTGTGTTTCGCACTCTTCGCGCTGGCGCTCGACCTGCTCTTCGGTTTCGCCGGACTGCTCTCGTTCGGCCAAGCGATGTTCTGGGGCGGCTCCGCCTACACGACGGCGATCCTGGTGCAGCGTTTTCACGTCGACTCCGCGCTCGCGATCGCGGCGGCGGTGCTCTACGCGACGCTGCTCGCCGGTATCGTCGGGCTGATCGTCGTTCGCCGCTCGGGCATCTACTTTGCGATGATCACGCTCGGCATCGCGCAAATCGAATACTTCGCCGCGATCAATCTATCGAGCTTCACCGGCGGCGAAAACGGCCTTCCGATGGACACGCGCGGTACCCTCTTCGGCGCGCACGTCTCAAACGATGTGGCTTTCTACTTCATCGTCTTCGCCGTCGTCGCAATCTGCTTTTGGCTCGTGGTTCGCTTGACCAATTCGCCGTTCGGCACCGTACTCGGCGCCATCCGGCAGAACGAGACGCGCGCGATCGCGCTTGGATACCGGGTTAACCGCTACAAGCTGGCGGCGTTCACGATCGCCGGCGCGCTTTCGGGCCTCGCCGGCGGACTCTATGCGCTCAGCAACCGCCTCGCGGGTCTGGAAATGATCGACTGGCACACCTCGGGGGCGGTGGTGATGATGACCGTGCTCGGCGGCAGCGGCACGATCGTCGGTCCCGCGATCGGCGCAGGCGTGTACGAAATCATCAACTACTTCGTCTCGGCAACTGCGATCGGTCAAGAGACCGATCTCGTCATGGGGTTGGTGTTCGTCGTGTGCATCCTCGCGTTCCGGCAAGGCATTGCCGGAGGAGTGCTATCGTTATGGCGCAAGACTTCGACCTAG
- a CDS encoding branched-chain amino acid ABC transporter permease, translating into MSLDYIAAQTFNGLASGAYYALLALGLSIIFGTLRIINFAHGAMYMLGAFGAYYGAQLLGLPFFAALIVVPIAVGILGMLLEWLILRRIARSDPIYGLLLTFALTLVIVNVMTLLAGTLGSPYSMPGALSGATNLGFTIFPTYKLFVISVSLAVCVVAWLVVDRSLLGARIRAAIENPVLVRAFGVNTPRLVTVTFGIGVAIAALAGVLAAPTTNVLPTMGDDIIIYTFAIVVIGGLGSITGSIIAGFLLGLLQAIGAVYYPPIATTLIFIVMVIVIWLRPSGLLGRPESTR; encoded by the coding sequence ATGAGCCTCGATTACATTGCGGCTCAGACCTTCAACGGCCTGGCGAGCGGCGCGTATTACGCGCTGCTCGCCCTCGGGCTCTCGATCATTTTCGGGACCCTGCGAATCATCAACTTTGCGCACGGCGCGATGTACATGCTGGGCGCGTTCGGCGCCTATTACGGCGCGCAGCTTCTCGGTCTACCGTTTTTCGCCGCGCTGATCGTCGTGCCGATCGCGGTCGGCATTCTCGGCATGCTGCTCGAATGGCTCATCCTGCGGCGCATCGCCCGCAGCGATCCGATCTACGGGCTGCTCCTCACCTTCGCACTGACGCTCGTGATCGTCAACGTGATGACGCTGCTCGCGGGAACGCTGGGCTCGCCCTATTCCATGCCCGGCGCGCTCTCGGGCGCGACCAATCTGGGTTTCACGATCTTTCCGACGTACAAGCTGTTCGTCATCTCGGTCTCGCTGGCCGTCTGCGTCGTTGCGTGGCTCGTCGTCGATCGCAGCCTCCTCGGCGCGCGCATCCGCGCGGCGATCGAAAATCCGGTGCTGGTACGCGCGTTCGGAGTAAACACGCCGCGTCTGGTGACGGTCACGTTCGGCATCGGCGTCGCAATCGCCGCGCTCGCCGGCGTGCTGGCCGCGCCGACGACCAACGTCCTTCCGACGATGGGTGACGACATCATCATTTATACCTTCGCGATCGTGGTCATCGGCGGGCTGGGTTCGATCACCGGCTCGATCATCGCGGGATTCTTACTCGGACTACTGCAGGCGATCGGCGCGGTCTACTATCCGCCGATCGCGACCACGCTGATCTTCATCGTCATGGTCATCGTGATCTGGCTGCGGCCTTCGGGCCTCTTGGGCCGCCCGGAGAGCACCCGGTGA
- a CDS encoding ABC transporter substrate-binding protein yields the protein MRTIRLMSSICAIAVLLSGVYPAAPVSADSAPIHIAVITDMSGVYSSLAGKGSVTAVQMAVDDFGGKVLGRSIVVDAVDHRDSATVADAKARQEFSNGADLAVDLTNSATALAVSSVGKEMHKLVIVTGAADKDITGKFCNKYTYMYAYDTYALAHAEAIPIVKGGDKLWYGVAPDYAFGHSMAEEFTNAIQPYGGKFVKIDFMPLGTTDFSSYMLAAKNSGAKVLALLNAGADTVNSMKAAKEFGLDKSMKIIAGLFFTSQVNTDPNLWTGLKFADSWYWDQTPQAAAWARRWEAKMGGDNPPDSIQAADYSATLQWLKAVKAVGSTDADKVVGYLDGHKFNDMYAVNGEFRTADHQVLHNFYLYEVLAPSQYKEKNAWLKIIGTIPGSEAFPNPATEGCAKTW from the coding sequence ATGAGGACCATACGATTGATGTCCAGCATCTGCGCGATCGCGGTGCTGCTCTCCGGAGTATATCCGGCGGCGCCGGTCAGCGCCGATAGCGCTCCTATCCATATCGCCGTCATCACCGACATGAGCGGCGTCTATTCGAGCCTTGCGGGCAAGGGATCGGTTACCGCGGTGCAGATGGCCGTCGATGATTTCGGCGGTAAGGTGCTCGGACGTTCGATCGTCGTCGATGCGGTCGATCATCGCGATTCCGCCACGGTCGCCGACGCCAAGGCGCGCCAGGAGTTCAGCAACGGCGCGGACCTCGCCGTCGACCTTACCAACTCGGCGACGGCGCTCGCCGTTTCGTCGGTCGGGAAAGAGATGCACAAACTGGTGATCGTCACCGGCGCCGCCGACAAAGACATCACCGGTAAATTCTGTAACAAGTATACCTACATGTACGCCTACGACACCTATGCGCTCGCGCATGCCGAGGCGATCCCAATCGTCAAGGGCGGCGACAAGCTCTGGTACGGGGTCGCACCCGACTACGCATTCGGTCACTCGATGGCCGAGGAGTTTACCAACGCGATCCAACCGTACGGTGGAAAGTTCGTGAAGATCGACTTCATGCCGCTCGGCACCACCGACTTCTCGTCGTACATGCTCGCCGCGAAGAACTCGGGCGCGAAAGTACTCGCGTTGCTCAACGCCGGCGCCGATACGGTCAACAGCATGAAAGCCGCCAAAGAGTTCGGCCTCGACAAGTCGATGAAAATCATCGCCGGCCTCTTCTTCACCTCGCAGGTCAACACCGATCCCAACCTCTGGACCGGCCTGAAGTTCGCCGATTCGTGGTATTGGGACCAGACGCCGCAAGCGGCGGCGTGGGCCAGGCGGTGGGAAGCAAAGATGGGCGGAGACAACCCGCCGGATTCGATCCAGGCCGCCGACTATTCCGCCACGCTGCAGTGGCTCAAGGCGGTCAAGGCGGTCGGCTCGACGGACGCCGACAAGGTCGTAGGCTATCTCGACGGGCACAAGTTCAACGACATGTACGCCGTCAACGGCGAGTTCCGCACCGCCGATCATCAGGTGTTGCACAACTTCTACCTGTACGAAGTGCTGGCGCCTTCGCAATACAAGGAAAAGAACGCGTGGCTGAAGATCATCGGAACGATTCCCGGCAGCGAGGCGTTCCCCAATCCCGCGACGGAAGGTTGCGCCAAGACGTGGTAG
- a CDS encoding branched-chain amino acid ABC transporter permease, which yields MKLSVRAGLVLVLIAVLALVPFIGIPLPPLFGEALRSPGSMTLLAGCFIFGALALSYDVIFGYTGLLSFGHALYFAIGVYGTAIALTRWHWGLAGALAFVILMAIVLPAIIGAVCLRTHGIAFAMVTLAFAQAGSIVVMLNPYNLTGGEEGLALAASVLPAPFSGVANTRNLYWLALALLIFTYAAAAWLISSRPGRAWQAIRENETRAATVGLNPYLFKLGAFVASALLASLAGIVYVFLEGGAAPDVTTANFTLTLLVMVVLGGVGTLWGAVLGGIVYEYLDFRLVVLSSASGVQSLPPVLRVPLSQPLFILGVLFVLLVLFVPGGLAGAVRRLSSSSKRTILGGNKP from the coding sequence GTGAAGCTCTCCGTGCGCGCCGGGCTCGTTCTCGTGCTGATCGCCGTGCTGGCCCTGGTGCCGTTCATCGGCATTCCGTTGCCGCCGCTCTTCGGCGAGGCCCTGCGCTCGCCGGGTTCGATGACGCTTCTGGCGGGATGCTTCATCTTCGGCGCGCTGGCGCTCTCGTACGACGTCATCTTCGGATACACCGGGTTGCTCTCGTTCGGACACGCGCTCTACTTTGCGATCGGGGTCTACGGCACCGCGATCGCGCTCACGCGCTGGCACTGGGGTTTAGCCGGCGCGCTCGCGTTCGTGATCCTGATGGCGATCGTGCTTCCGGCGATCATCGGCGCCGTCTGTTTGCGTACGCACGGCATTGCGTTCGCGATGGTGACGCTCGCCTTCGCCCAAGCCGGCTCGATCGTCGTAATGCTCAACCCCTACAATCTAACCGGCGGTGAGGAGGGCCTGGCGCTGGCGGCAAGCGTCCTTCCGGCGCCTTTCTCCGGGGTCGCGAACACGCGAAATCTCTATTGGCTGGCGCTGGCTTTGCTGATCTTCACCTACGCGGCGGCGGCCTGGCTAATCTCGTCGCGGCCGGGACGCGCGTGGCAGGCGATTCGTGAAAACGAAACGCGCGCGGCAACCGTCGGGCTCAATCCCTATCTGTTCAAACTCGGCGCGTTCGTCGCTTCCGCGCTGCTGGCCTCGCTGGCCGGCATCGTCTACGTGTTCCTCGAAGGCGGAGCGGCGCCCGACGTCACGACGGCGAACTTCACGTTGACCCTGCTCGTTATGGTGGTACTGGGCGGAGTCGGCACGCTTTGGGGTGCCGTGCTCGGCGGAATCGTCTACGAGTATTTGGACTTCCGTCTCGTCGTGCTCTCGAGCGCGAGCGGTGTCCAATCCCTCCCACCGGTGCTGCGTGTCCCACTCTCGCAGCCGCTCTTCATCCTCGGTGTCCTGTTCGTTCTGCTCGTCCTTTTCGTTCCGGGAGGCCTTGCGGGAGCCGTCCGCCGGCTCTCATCTTCATCAAAGCGCACTATTCTTGGAGGCAATAAACCATGA
- a CDS encoding branched-chain amino acid ABC transporter permease has protein sequence MSTIALLVITGLGLGSLYFLVASGLSLIWGLMRVLNFAHGAIFTVAAYAGWVVASNAGSDAGVAWAAGLIAATLCGGALAFLLEVLLIRPLYARPIGQVLVTVGAALALVALMIGIFGGTAVQLNMPTWMSNTTTILGASIPNTNLFSTAVALVVLALLLVFLRRTRYGLIVRAGVENRSMVQALGIDVGRAFTIVFTIGGIAAGLAGYLAATYFGFIDPERGTSMLIFAFIVVVVGRLGSMSGTAIAAAGVALLQQFLNFYSAPGVGDFSVVLLLALALLLRPQRAYES, from the coding sequence ATGAGCACGATCGCATTGCTGGTGATCACGGGCCTAGGCCTGGGGAGCCTCTATTTTTTGGTTGCTTCCGGGCTCTCGCTGATCTGGGGGCTGATGCGCGTGCTCAACTTCGCGCACGGAGCGATCTTCACGGTCGCCGCGTACGCCGGATGGGTGGTCGCGTCGAACGCGGGCAGCGATGCCGGCGTCGCTTGGGCCGCGGGCTTGATCGCGGCGACGCTGTGCGGCGGGGCGCTCGCATTTTTGCTCGAGGTGCTGTTGATTCGTCCGCTTTACGCGCGGCCGATCGGCCAGGTCCTGGTTACCGTCGGTGCGGCGCTCGCGCTGGTCGCGCTGATGATCGGGATTTTCGGCGGAACCGCGGTCCAGCTGAACATGCCGACCTGGATGTCGAATACCACGACGATTCTTGGCGCGTCGATTCCGAATACCAACTTGTTCTCGACGGCCGTCGCGCTCGTCGTCTTGGCGCTATTGCTCGTGTTTCTGCGGCGCACGCGGTACGGGCTCATCGTTCGCGCCGGCGTCGAAAACCGTTCGATGGTGCAGGCACTCGGCATCGACGTAGGGCGCGCGTTCACGATCGTCTTTACAATCGGCGGTATTGCCGCGGGCTTGGCCGGATATCTGGCGGCTACCTACTTCGGTTTCATCGATCCCGAACGTGGAACCTCGATGCTGATTTTCGCGTTCATCGTCGTCGTCGTCGGACGTTTGGGTTCGATGAGCGGGACCGCAATCGCGGCCGCCGGCGTTGCGCTCCTGCAGCAGTTCCTCAACTTTTACTCCGCCCCGGGCGTAGGAGATTTTTCGGTGGTGCTGCTGCTCGCGCTCGCCCTCTTGCTGCGTCCGCAGCGAGCGTACGAATCGTGA
- a CDS encoding ABC transporter ATP-binding protein, translated as MSALRQAQDRPLLELRDLNVWIGESHVLHGVSCEIEEGGVTALLGRNGAGKTTTLKGILGMLRRTGRVSLAGTPIERMRTDRIVNLGVAYVPEDREVFSELTVEENLRLAERGARQLQYDVVYELFPEMKTRARQRAGTLSGGQQQMLAIARVLLNRDNRILLVDEPTKGLSPLMLRNVVDSLERAASLVTMLLVEQNLPVANRLAKRAIVLDQGRVGYRGSVAELIENPDLARTHLGLAKGRA; from the coding sequence GTGAGCGCCCTTCGACAAGCTCAGGACAGGCCGCTGCTCGAATTGCGCGATCTCAACGTGTGGATCGGCGAGTCGCACGTCCTTCACGGCGTTTCCTGCGAGATCGAAGAAGGCGGCGTTACCGCGCTGCTCGGCCGGAACGGCGCCGGAAAAACGACCACGCTGAAGGGCATCCTCGGGATGCTGCGCCGCACGGGCCGCGTCTCTTTGGCGGGAACGCCGATCGAGCGCATGCGCACCGATCGTATCGTCAACCTGGGCGTTGCCTACGTTCCCGAGGACCGCGAGGTCTTTTCCGAATTGACCGTCGAGGAGAATCTTCGCTTGGCCGAGCGCGGTGCGCGTCAGCTGCAATACGACGTCGTTTACGAGCTCTTTCCGGAAATGAAGACGCGGGCGCGGCAGCGAGCCGGCACGCTCTCCGGCGGTCAGCAACAGATGCTTGCGATCGCCCGCGTCCTGCTCAATCGCGACAACCGCATTCTGCTCGTCGACGAACCCACCAAAGGTCTCTCGCCGCTCATGCTGCGCAACGTCGTCGATTCGCTCGAACGAGCCGCCTCGCTCGTCACCATGCTGCTGGTCGAACAGAATCTTCCCGTCGCGAACCGGCTGGCGAAACGCGCGATCGTGCTCGATCAAGGGCGCGTCGGATACCGCGGTTCGGTCGCGGAGTTGATCGAGAATCCCGATCTTGCGCGCACCCATTTGGGATTGGCGAAAGGGCGCGCGTGA
- a CDS encoding ABC transporter ATP-binding protein, with protein sequence MQSPPAIETHALTLRIGSVPIVDEVSLSVPEGEFLVVIGPNGAGKTTLLNLLSGLAAPTSGQVRLGGMDVTRAPSYARARLGLGRTFQTSSVFANLRVLENVQIAAQAHLGGSGEAWRRAARDSDAIERAHAALREVGLEERAGLAAGSLSHGEKRKLDLAILIATDANVVLLDEPTAGMAVEDVPEIVALLRRMHREGGSTVVMVEHRLDLIEGLADRMAVMHHGALLAIDTPDRIIANETVQSAYLGDPL encoded by the coding sequence TTGCAATCCCCTCCGGCAATCGAGACGCACGCTCTGACGCTACGCATCGGTTCGGTCCCCATCGTCGACGAGGTCTCGCTCTCCGTTCCGGAGGGCGAGTTTCTCGTTGTCATCGGTCCGAACGGCGCCGGTAAGACGACGCTCTTGAACCTGCTTTCGGGCCTGGCTGCGCCGACCTCGGGGCAGGTGCGCTTGGGCGGCATGGACGTGACGCGTGCGCCCAGTTACGCACGCGCGCGCCTTGGCTTGGGACGCACCTTTCAGACCTCGAGCGTCTTCGCCAACCTACGCGTACTCGAGAACGTGCAAATCGCGGCGCAAGCGCATTTGGGCGGATCGGGAGAGGCGTGGCGGCGCGCAGCTCGCGATTCGGACGCGATCGAACGCGCGCACGCGGCGCTGCGCGAAGTAGGGCTGGAGGAGCGTGCCGGGCTTGCGGCCGGGTCGCTCTCGCACGGCGAGAAACGCAAACTCGATCTCGCGATTCTGATCGCCACCGACGCAAATGTGGTGTTGCTCGACGAACCGACCGCGGGTATGGCCGTCGAAGACGTACCCGAGATCGTCGCGCTGCTCCGGCGCATGCACCGCGAAGGGGGTTCGACGGTCGTGATGGTCGAGCATCGTCTCGATTTGATCGAGGGTCTGGCGGATCGTATGGCGGTGATGCACCACGGCGCACTGCTCGCGATTGACACGCCCGACCGGATCATCGCGAACGAAACCGTGCAGTCGGCGTATCTCGGAGATCCGTTGTGA